From Nocardia sp. NBC_00416:
AACCGGCGCTGCACGGTGACGTGAGCCTGGGCGACCTCGCCGACCGGCCGCGCGTGGTGATACTCAACAAGGTCGACGTTCCCGACGCGGATGACCTCGCGGACCTGGTCACCCCGGAACTGGAGGCGCGGGGCTGGCCGGTGTTCCGGATCTCGGCCGTCGCCCACTCCGGCCTGCGGCAGTTGACCTTCGCGCTCGCCGAATCGGTGCAGGCCTACCGCGACGCACATCCGAAGGCCGAACCGAAACGACCGGTCATCCGGCCGATTCCGGCGGACGAGTCGGGATTCACCGTGCGCGCTGATCCCGAGGAAACGGGTGGGTTCATCGTGCGCGGTACCCGGCCCGAACGCTGGGTCCGGCAGACCCAGTTCGACAACGACGAGGCCGTCGGTTATCTGGCCGACCGGCTGGCCCGGCTCGGCGTCGAGGACGCACTGGTACGGCTGGGCGCGCAACCCGGTGCGTCGGTGATCATCGGCGACGTCACTTTCGACTGGGAACCGCAGATCGGCGCCGGTACCGATATCGTTCCGACCGGCCGCGGCACCGATATCCGGTTGGAACAGACCGACCGGGTCGGCGCGGCCGAGCGTAAGCACGCGTCGCGGGTGCGGCGCGGTCTGGTCGACGAGGAGAGCGGAGAGTAGGCAGGTGAGTTCGGGGAACCGCGGAGCAGGGGCACGGCCGTGACCCGGGTTCCGTTAGAACTCAGTGATGCCCGGCAGTCGATCGCCGGGGCCCGGCGGGTTGTCGTCAAGATCGGATCATCGGCGCTCACCAGCCTGACCGGTGGCCTGGACATCACCCGGCTGGACCGGCTCGCGGACGCCATCGAGGCGCGGATGCGGGCCGGGTCCGATGTGGTCGTGGTGTCCTCCGGTGCGATCGGCGCGGGCCTGGCCCCGCTCGGGCTGAGCCGGCGGCCTCGCGACCTCGCCACCAAACAGGCGGCGGCCAGCGTCGGGCAGCTCGCTCTCGTGCACGCCTGGGGCACCTCGTTCGCCCGCTACGACCGCACAGTCGGTCAGATCCTGCTCAGCGCGGACGACTTCGCCCGCCGCGAACACCACCGCAATGCCCAGCGCACGCTCGACCGGTTGCGGTCGCTCGGTGCGGTCGCGGTGGTGAACGAGAACGATACCGTCGCCACCGAGGAGATCAGGTTCGGCGATAACGATCGCCTCGCCGCCCTGGTGGCCCACCTGGTGGGCGCCGACGCGTTGTTCCTGCTGTCGGATGTGGCCGGGCTCTACGACGGCGACCCGCGCAAGGGGAACGCGAGTTTCATCGGTGAGGTGCGCACCAGCGCCGACCTCGACGGTGTGATCGCCGGCAGCGGCGGTGTACTCGGGACCGGTGGGATGGCTTCCAAACTGTCCGCCGCCCGGTTGGCGGCGGATGCGGGTGTGCCGGTCCTGCTGGCGGCGGCCGACGAAGCCGCCGAGGCGCTCGGCACCGGTACGGTGGGAACGGCTTTCGCCGCCCGGCCGGTGCGTTTGTCGGCGCGCCGGTTCTGGGTCCGGCACGCCGCGGACAGCCGGGGTGCGATCCTCATCGATTCCGGTGCGGTCGACGCGGTGGCCAACGCCCGCCGGTCATTGCTGGCCGCCGGTATCGTTGCGGTTCGGGGGCGTTTCCACGGCGGCGACGTGGTCGACCTCATCGGCCCGGACCGTTCCGTCGTGGCCCGGGGTGTGGTGGAATACGACGCCGCCGAACTCGTGACCGTGCTCGGTCGATCCACCCGGGAGTTGCCGGACGGTATGCAGCGCCCGGTGATCCACGCGGACGACCTCGTGAAGGTGTAATTCAGGCGACCCCGCCGTCTTCCCGAGGTTCGTGGCTCCGATCGGGATCACGGCCGAGACGACGGTGCGACGTGCACCGCAAATCTCGAGCGGCCGGAATCAGGAGATACGGCCCAGATGATCTGCCGTGCGGGTGGTTTCGGGCAGCCGGTAGCGCGGGGCGAGACGCAACACGAGAGCGCAGGCGGAATCGAGGGCGAAGCGGTGGCCCACCGACACGAAAACCGGTGTGACCCCGGGCTGGGTGCGCAGGGCGCGGCCGACGACCTCGCCGTCGGCGGTGACCGGGGTCCAGTCGCCCCGGGCAGGTCCGGGTTCTGTGTGCGCGCCGAAGGGTTTCTTCGCGACTCCGACGCTGGGCAGATCGGTGAGCACCCCCAGATGCGCGGCGAGTCCGAAGCGGCGAGGATGGGCAAGCCCGTGACCGTCGCAGATCAGCGCGTCGGGCTCGGCGCTCAGCGCCTCGAGCGCGCGAACCAGTGCCGGGATCTCCCGGAAGGCGAAAAGACCAGATACATAAGGAAATTCGACTTTCTCACGGACGACGGCCCGGTCGATCACGGCCAGTGAATCCAGGTCCAGCACGGTCACCACACCGATCGCGATATCAGGGTCGCGATAGGCGACATCCAGGCCCGCGACCCGCTGGATCGGGCCGTGCTCGTCGCGTACCCGGACCTGGGCCCGCAGGCTCTGCTGAATGGTGACGGCCTCGTCCGCGCTCACCGCCCACTCGTGCATCTGCCGCACTCGCACCATATGCGGAGCCTAATGGTCCTGGCCGGGAGGTGCGCCCAGCGGCGCGGCGGTTCCTCCGGGTTCACGGCGCGCGATCAACGCTGTCCGGCGCCGAATTCGGGAACGACGACCGCGTAGGCGCGCAGACGTTCGGCGGCTCGGTCGTCGGTGAGTTCGGCGCGCAGGTCGGGGTTCTCGTGATAAAAGCGGATCAGCCAGTACGTGGCCGCCGAGCCGATCGAGAGCTTCTCCGCGTGGATGCGTTTGGTGACGGCGCGGCCGGGCTTGCGCCCGGGGGCGGACAACCGGATCGTTCCTTTGGAATTGTTGCGCGACACCACTTCGATTCGTTCGATCGAGGTCCAGCTCACCATGTTCCCGACCGAGGTCTTGGTGGGCAGCACGATGTGCATGGGCGTCAGCACCAGCCGCCGGATCTCGGGTCTTCGCGCGTACAGGCACAGGTAGAGCAGCACGAGTGCGGCCGTGCCCAGGGCGAGCCACGGCGGAACCAGCGGTTGCAGGGGCACCGTGAGAGTGTGGGTCCAGGTGCCGAAGCCGAAGATCGCGCAGAGCGCCGCCAAGCTCAGGAAGCAGACCACGAGGGCCACCTCGTAGCCGAGTGACCGGCGCACAACCAGGGCGTCCTGATCATTGGCGAATCGCGCGCCTTCGATCCGGATCCGCGACCTGCCGCGCGAGGTCGCCGACAGCATCGGCAGGTACGAGGCGACCCAGGCCGCGGTCGCGATATGCAGCGCTGGTCGTAACGGCTCGCCGGAATCCAGGGCCAGCGCCGCCTGCGCCAGCAGGAACGTGGCGAGGACGGCGACCAGGAACACCGCCGGATAGGTCCAGCCGTTCAGGTTGCCGCGCAACTCCCGCGGTGGCGGGAAAAAGTTCCGGGCCGGTTCGGGCCGCGGATCGGCCACCGCGTCCGGCCCCGGTTCGGCCGTCGACATCTCGGGGGGTGCGGTGTGCGGCTGGCGTGTCATCGGTACTACCTGTACTTCAGGATTCGATCGGGCGCCTGCATGATATCGGCAATCGAGCGGCAACTCCGCTTCGTGCGCGGTGGTGGCGTCTCTGCGCCACCGACCGCGCCGGTTTTCGTCCGTGCGGGCGGACCCGGGCCCGGCACAATCGATTCCGGCCGGGCGATCGTGACGCAACCTGCCCTCGACCGCCACCACGCCGCGAGGCCATCCGGACAGGCTGCCGGTTTCGACGGCGACGGCACGGTTCGGGCTGCTACCCCGGATCCGCCTCGCGCGGCTCAGCCGACGAGCAGCACGAGCTTCCCGCGTCCGTGTCCTCGCTCGCCCACCTTGTGCGCCTCTGCGACATCGGCCAGTGGGAAGGTCTGTGCGACCGGTGGTGAGAAGCGCCCGGACTCGATCAGATCGCCGATCTCGCCGAGCACATGGACCGCGCGACCATCGGTATCGCCGCTGCTGAACTTCACCCCGTATTCCCGGGCTCCCACGAAGTCGGCGACTGTGACGACGTGTTCGGCCCCGCCGGCGAGATCGATGAGTTGGGGCAGAACCCCGCTGCCCGCGATATCGAGCGCGAGGTCGACGCCGTCGGGTGTGCGTGCGCGAACCCGTTCGACCAATCCCTCGCCGTATGTGACGGGCTCGGCCCCCAGCGAGCGCAGGTATTCCTGGTTCGCCGGACCGGCGGTTCCGATGACACGTGCGCCGCGTACCACGGCGAGCTGTACCGCTGCGCTGCCGACGTTCCCGGAGGCGCCGTTGACGAGCAGTGTGTCGCCGCTCCCGACGCCGAGCCCGTCCAAGGCGCGCGTGGCCGTTTCGATGGCGGTCGGCAGTGCGGCGGCGCCCGGGAAGCCGAGCGACGGCGGAATGGGCGCGTAGTGGGACAGCACCGCGGATTCGGCTTGGGCCGAGCCCTCGTCGGAGAAGCCGAACACGCGATCACCGACGGCCACGCCCGCGACACCTTCGCCGAGCTCGTCGACGATTCCGGCGGCCTCGTGGCCCAGGGTCTGCGGAAGCTCCGGATCCATCAGGCCCGCGCGCTTCTTCCAGTCGCTCGGGTTCACGCCGGCCGCGCGCACTGCGATCCGGATCCGGCCGGGACCCGGATGCGGATCGGGGAGATCCACGATCTCGAGGACCTCCGGGCCGCCGAACTGATTGAAACGGACCGCCTTCATCATTCGCTCCGATCTCGACTCCGAGAGTCGCGGTTGCCGCGACGCGCGTCAGTCTGCCAGCTCGGACGGCCGGCGCCCGCTCCCGTGTCGCGGTGCGAGTTCGCTGCGGAGCCTCGACGGAAGTCGTGGGTCTGATCACAGGGCGTACTCGGCACCGGAGCCTGACGAGATTGCGTTACGTGCCGAAAACCATCTCGTTACAGGATGTTTCGGCGACAGACTCCGGATCGCTACTCCGGCGTCGAACGCTTTGTTACCGGAAAGTATTGTGTCGCAGCTCTCTTTGTGATCCACAAGCCATTTGACCTGCGGATCTGGTGCTCTAGCCTGATAAATGTCGATGGCGACAACAGTCCATCGGGGAATGCGACGCACTCCCTCACAATTCGCCACAAGCGAAACCGATAGACCCGAAGGTCGGAATTCGAAATAAAATGGAACACTCACTCCAAGGGCAGCGAAACAATATCAGCCGACCGAGTTCCGAATTCCGATCCGCTTGGAAATGTTGGTCCATTACAGCGCTGAGCCTGCTCACGCTCGTACTCCTCTTCCAGCCGTGGATGTCCGCCTCGGGTCCTTATGGCGACGCGCGCACCGACGCTTTCGGGCGTATCGACGGCTCCACCCCCGCGCTCCGCAACGTCGGCGAACGCTTGACCGACGGTCTCGTTTCGATCAGCGGGGTGTGGGGCGTGCTGACCGGCATCGCCGCGGTGGTCGCCCTGGCCGGTGCGCAGTTGTACCGGAAGACCGGCGCCGGACTGAACGCGGTGATCGGCGCGAGTATCGCCAACGCGATATTCGTTCCGGTGACACTTCTGTATCTCAACGGCAAGGCGCCGGAGTTCCGCGAGATGACCGAAGATCACGACGAACTGAAGGACGCGCTCGGCGATATCCTGAACGGTCTCTTCGGTGGCGGCAAGGAATCCGACGCCGATACGACTCAGCAGGTAGCCACCGTGGCCTTGACGAACCAGGCACTGATCTGCGGTCTGGTCGCGATGATCACCGCCGTGATCGCCATCGGGCTGCGGAGCCGGATCCGCCCGGCCTACAGCGACGCCGCCGCGCGGGTCGAGGTTGCGCGCCGTGCCATGGCGGAGGAGCTGCCGGGCAGCTGTCGGGACGCGGCCCACGATATCGACGTCGTCCTGGAACCGCAGCTCGAACTCGTCGTGCAGTACGAGCCTCAACTGCTCGGCCGCGGCGAGCCGGATCAGGACGACGATCGGGGTGCCCCGGAGGCCGGCAAACAACGCCTCCTGCCCCGCGCCGAACTCCCGCGCCGCAACGACAACCAGCTCGGTCAGATGCGGCGCGAACGGCCGCCCACCCGGCGGCCCCGGCCCCGGCCCGCGAACCGGACATCCGCTACGCCGCAGCCCGCCACCGGAGCCGCCGCTTCGCGAAATGGCCGGTCGGCCGCACTTTCCCAGCAGGCGCCCACCGCCCTGGCCGATCGTTGACGTTGATGAGGGCGAGCCGTCGGCCGTGCTGAATGTGACTCGGTGACCGGCCCGGTAGCCGCCGTCCGCGGGACGGCGGCTACCGGAGACCGGCACCGAGTCTCGGTCGGCTCACCGGTCGACGGCGGTGGCCGGTGCGGCGCTCACCGCGCTCCTGGAGACCACACCGCCCATCGAGGTGCACTGGAAGCAGCGGGAGCTGGGAGCTTTGACCTTCGATGAAGTGCGGCGTCTGGCACAGTCGGTCGTTCCCGGCTCGACCACCGGGGAGCACGGTCCGGCCGAGCCGGCAACCGTGATCTTCGAGGTATCCGGTCGGCACGCCGAAGAATTCCACGCGATGATCGAGCAGAACTCCTGACCGCTGTTCGTCCTTCGAGTCTTCGCCCGTTTCGGAGATGATCCAGCCGGCGTGAATGCCACGGCGATTTCCTGCCAGCGCGCCGGGTGTCGTTTCGTCGATGCTCATAGGGCAAGAGCGGAATCGAGAAAGGAACGATATGTCGGAGAAAATCGTGGTGGTCACCGGCGCGACCCGGGGAATCGGACGCGCCACCGCGACGGCGTTCGCCCGCAAGGGATACCGGGTCGTCGTCACCGGGCGGCGTGCCGAGGCGGTGGATTCCGTGGTGCGGGAGATGCGGGCCGACGGGCTCGCGGCCGAGGGCGAGCTCCTCGACGTGTGCTCGATCGATAGCGCGCGATGCCTGCGCGAATCGCTCGCCGCACGGCACGACCACATCGACGTGCTGGTGAACAATGCCGGAATCCTGCCCGAGGCGACCGCGTCGGGAACGGTGAACTTCGCCCATCCCGGCGCGTTCAGCGAGACATTGATGACCAATACCTTCGGCCCCGCCAATGTGATCGAAGCGCTGCTGCCACTGGTGCGGCGCGCGGCGGCGGGTCATATCGTCAATGTCTCCACCGAGATGGGTTCGTTGACCGAGCAGCGTAACCCGCAGTCGCCGTACTACTCGATGGTCGTGCCCGGGTATCAGGCGTCGAAGGCGGCACTGAACAGCATCACCATCGGGCTGGCGAAAACGCTCGCCGACACCACGGTCCGAGTGACCTCGGTGTGTCCGGGATTCGTCGCGACCGAACTCGCCCCGGCCGCGGCCTCCGCGCCGACGACACCGGCGCAGGCCGCGCAGATCGTGCTGGCGGCGGTGGAATCGCCGGATCAGCACACCGACGGCGCCTTCGTCGGCGCGCAGGGGGCGATCGCCTGGTAGCGGCGTCCGCGTTTCGGCCCGCGCCCGAAGCGGAGCCCGAAGACCGGGCGGGCTCCGAAGTGCCGGGCGCGGGCCGGGTCATGCGAAAGGCGGACGGCCGTATCGGGGTTCGCACGGAGGCACTGGGTCCGGGACCTGCTCTACCATCGGGTGGAGTGCCGTTTCGGGCCGGTCGGGTGGGTCGTCGAACAGTCCAGGACAGCGAGGTGCGGTGTGAGGGTGATCGACGAAGAGATCGCCGGATCCCGACCCGATCTGCCGGTGGATGCCGACGGTCCGGAGACAGCGCGCTGGTCGTGGCCCGCGCGAGTGGTTTTCCGGTTCGGCGTGGTCTACTCCGTGCTCTTCTGCGTGCTGATCGGCCAGATCTTGTTCGTGTTCACCGGAGTGCTGCACGATCTGTTGCCCGACACCGCCCCCGTGTGGCCGTTGTTGAAGGCCGGTCCGCTGCTGGAACGGGTGTCCAGCACGGTATTCGGCATCGACGCCGAGTTCTATCGGTTCTCCGGCAGCGGTGATCAGGCGATCATCTGGGTGATGGTGTTCTGCGCGCTGGTCGTGGCCGCCGCGGCGGCTGTGGTGTGGTCGGTGCTGGATCGCCGGCGGCTCGCGTATCCGCGGGCGGCCGCGTGGTTCCTGACCGGCCTGCGGCTCTGCCTTGCGGGACAGATGCTGTTCTACGGGATCGCCAAGGCGATTCCGACCCAGATGCCGCCGCCTCCGCTCTCCGCGCTGATCCAGCCCTACGGCGAGTTCTCCCCGATCTCGGTGCTGTGGTTGCAGGTGGGGAGTGCGCCGGTCTACGAGATCCTGCTCGGTGTAGCGGAACTGATCGGGGGTCTGCTGCTGCTGCTGGCGCCGCGCACCGCCACCCTGGGGGCGATGCTGAGTGTCGTGAGCATGGCGCAGGTGTTCGTGCTGAATATGACGTTCGATGTCCCGGTCAAGATCCTGTCGTTCCATCTGCTGCTCTTCTCGCTGGTCCTGCTCGCCCCGCAGGCCCGCCGGTTCGCGGATTTCTTCCTGCTGGCCCGCCGCGCCGATCCCGCTGTGCAACCGCCGCTGTTCACCGGTCGCCGGGCCGGCCGGATCGCCGGATTCGCACAGGCGGTGATCGGAGTCTGGCTGGTGGCCGGTGTGGTGCTGCTCGGCTGGTCGACCTGGCAGGACTACGGCGGCGGCGCGCCGAAGCCGGCGCTGTACGGGCTGTGGGAGGTGACCGAGTTCCGGGTGGACGGGCAGCCGGCGCCACCGCTGCTGACCGATGAGATCCGGTGGCAGCGGCTCGTCGTCGAAACCGAAGGCGCGGTGACCGTGCAGCGGATGGACGGTGAGTTGGTGACGGCGGCGGCCCAGGTCGACGGCGCGGCGCACACCCTCACGCTCGCCGACCCATCGGGCGCCGGGGGCGCACCTGTCGGCGCCTTCACCTACGACCGTCCCGAATCGGGCAGGCTGCTGCTGGAGGGTCGGCTCGACGGTCGGCCGATATCGATCGACCTGCGCTCGGTGGACCCCGGCTCCTTCCCGCTGAACGGCCCGCGGTTCCACTGGGTGCAGGAGAACCCGGCCCTGTCCTGATCCTGGCCCGGTGGGCAGTCCCGGCGTGTTCGGCGACGGGCCCGGCGGCGGATCAAGCCTGTGGCGGAATCACTCCCGGCTGGTCGGGAGCACGCTGCCCGGGGACGGGACCGGTGATCCCGGGCTGGCCGGCCGGGTCGGCGAGCGGGACCGCGGTCGGGTTCTTCCCCGGTGACGGGGGAGGCGGCGGCGCGGGCGCGGGTGGTTCGGCGGGGGGCGGGGCCGGAGCAGGCGGCGCCTGCTCGGTAGGGGGCTCCGTTCCCGGAGTTGGTGCGGGTGGCGGCGGTGGCACCGGTGGCACCGGTGGCGTCTCGCTCGGAGCCGAACCCTGTGTGGGCGCAGGCGCCTCGGTGGGTGCTGGCGGCTCGGGTGCGGGCGCCGGTGTTTCGCCGCCGGGTTCCCGCGGCGGTTCGGAGGATTCCGGAGGGCGCTGTGGCGCGGGCGCCGGCGGGGTGGAACTGTTCGGCGGGGCACCGGATTCGGTGGGGTCGCCGGCCGGGCCCGGGTCGGCCGAATCGGAATCCTGCGGCGCCGGTGCGGAATCCGCGCCGACGACCGAATCGACCGGTGTCCGGGGTGCGGTCGGCGGCGTGAGGGGCGTCAACATACCGGGAGCCGCCGGCGGTTCGGGAAGTGTGGGAACCGCTGTGCCCGCGGCCGTGTAGGCCGGCTTGTAGACCATGTTCATGGTGAGGACCGCCTCCTGCCGGAGGACCTCCTGCACCATCTGCGCGTCGATGACCTTCGCGGCCTCGAGCAGGCGGGCCAGGGCGCCGACGGGGCCGGAATCTCCGGGCGCGACCACCGCGATCTTCACCGCTTCCGCGGCCGCGGCCACCGCGCCGAGACGCAGACCCACCTGGCCCAGCACCCCGGCGAGTTCATCCACCGACGCGGCGAAACTGCGGGTGCTGGCGAAGGCGGCGTCGGCGGCCGCACCGTCCCATTCCATCGCGTTCATCACGCGATCCGCGCCGCTGCGGGTCAGCGGGAAGGAGGTCTGCAGGGTGGTGGCGGCATGCATCCAGGTACCGGATATTCGCAGTATCTCGCCGGCGTCGATCTGCTGGGTGGCCTGATGGATATCCTCATGGCGCATGGCTTCGAAATGCTCCATGGCACTGATGTAATCCGGATCGGAACCTCTCACCGAGCCTCCTTCGAGTCGGGTACATGCGGTCCGCGGAGGCCGCAGCGAAGGCGGAGGTATCGCATCACCTTGCCTCCTTCGAATCGAACACATGCGGTCCGCGGAGGCCGGAGCGGATGGGGAGGTATCGCATCACCTTGCCTCCTTCGAGTCGGGTACATGCGGTCCGCGGAGGCCGCAGCGAAGGCGGAGGTATCGCATCATCGCGTGAGCCTCGATTCGAGGGCGCGCACGGCTGCGGCGTTCGCGGCGTCGGCCTCTTCGTACAGGCCACCGCTGATCAGGAACGCTTCCTTCATGCGGTACGCGGCTTCGATGTAGTGGTCGAGCAGGGCGGCGGCATCGCGGGCCTTGTGCCCGAAACCCGCCTGCAGCTGCTGGGCGGAGACGAGCCCGCCGAAGCCGTGCGGATCGGATACGTCGTCCAGGCGCTGCCGGAGGTAGCTGAGCCGGTCGGCCTGCCGGTCGTAGAGTTCCGCGCAGCGGCGCGCCGCTTCCGGATCGAACTTGACGGTTCCCGCATGGGCTGCCTGGCGGAACCGGACGATCTCGGCTCGACTGTCTTCGATCTTCATGACTGGCGTACCCCTCCGTCGGTCACGCCCAGAGTAACCGTAACCGGGGGCCGGGGGCAGCCATCCGGTCCTGATCTTGGTTCAGCCGGGAATACGTTTCTGCAGATGCGCGGCGAGTTGTTCGGGGGACGTGGGCACCACGTGCACGTTCTCGTCGGCCTTGAGCAGGTACCGGCCGTCGTTCTCGACATCGAGCCAGCTGTAGTGCAGGGGCGGTGGCGGCTTCGGCCGGTCCAGATGCGGTTCGATGCGGATATGTCCGTCGGCGGTATGCGGCGCGCACAGGAGTTTGCGGATCAGCGGCGCGGCCCGCTCCTCCTGGATGACGGTTTCGGTGTCACGGACCGCCGCGGCCGAGGCCGTGCGGGCCGGATAGCGCCCGGCGGGGGTCTTCGGGAGCAGGGCCGCCAGGCGGGAGCCGAGCTTCGTACTGTGGCCGATCGACAACTGGACCGGACCGCCGAACTCCCGGGTCCGTCCCGGCGCCTGTACCGCGAGTACCGCCCGGTCGTACACGACGCACCCCAGCACACGTAGTTCCCGGCCGGGCTCGGGGGACCCGCCGATGG
This genomic window contains:
- a CDS encoding NADP-dependent oxidoreductase — encoded protein: MKAVRFNQFGGPEVLEIVDLPDPHPGPGRIRIAVRAAGVNPSDWKKRAGLMDPELPQTLGHEAAGIVDELGEGVAGVAVGDRVFGFSDEGSAQAESAVLSHYAPIPPSLGFPGAAALPTAIETATRALDGLGVGSGDTLLVNGASGNVGSAAVQLAVVRGARVIGTAGPANQEYLRSLGAEPVTYGEGLVERVRARTPDGVDLALDIAGSGVLPQLIDLAGGAEHVVTVADFVGAREYGVKFSSGDTDGRAVHVLGEIGDLIESGRFSPPVAQTFPLADVAEAHKVGERGHGRGKLVLLVG
- a CDS encoding DoxX family protein, producing the protein MRVIDEEIAGSRPDLPVDADGPETARWSWPARVVFRFGVVYSVLFCVLIGQILFVFTGVLHDLLPDTAPVWPLLKAGPLLERVSSTVFGIDAEFYRFSGSGDQAIIWVMVFCALVVAAAAAVVWSVLDRRRLAYPRAAAWFLTGLRLCLAGQMLFYGIAKAIPTQMPPPPLSALIQPYGEFSPISVLWLQVGSAPVYEILLGVAELIGGLLLLLAPRTATLGAMLSVVSMAQVFVLNMTFDVPVKILSFHLLLFSLVLLAPQARRFADFFLLARRADPAVQPPLFTGRRAGRIAGFAQAVIGVWLVAGVVLLGWSTWQDYGGGAPKPALYGLWEVTEFRVDGQPAPPLLTDEIRWQRLVVETEGAVTVQRMDGELVTAAAQVDGAAHTLTLADPSGAGGAPVGAFTYDRPESGRLLLEGRLDGRPISIDLRSVDPGSFPLNGPRFHWVQENPALS
- a CDS encoding ESX secretion-associated protein EspG, giving the protein MSWSLTPDEFAHVWRRADLDRLPYPLRVLESPRTERDARFLHSELAQRFPPDPDLDACLRILAAPHTRVIAIGGSPEPGRELRVLGCVVYDRAVLAVQAPGRTREFGGPVQLSIGHSTKLGSRLAALLPKTPAGRYPARTASAAAVRDTETVIQEERAAPLIRKLLCAPHTADGHIRIEPHLDRPKPPPPLHYSWLDVENDGRYLLKADENVHVVPTSPEQLAAHLQKRIPG
- a CDS encoding endonuclease V; this translates as MVRVRQMHEWAVSADEAVTIQQSLRAQVRVRDEHGPIQRVAGLDVAYRDPDIAIGVVTVLDLDSLAVIDRAVVREKVEFPYVSGLFAFREIPALVRALEALSAEPDALICDGHGLAHPRRFGLAAHLGVLTDLPSVGVAKKPFGAHTEPGPARGDWTPVTADGEVVGRALRTQPGVTPVFVSVGHRFALDSACALVLRLAPRYRLPETTRTADHLGRIS
- a CDS encoding SDR family NAD(P)-dependent oxidoreductase, whose amino-acid sequence is MSEKIVVVTGATRGIGRATATAFARKGYRVVVTGRRAEAVDSVVREMRADGLAAEGELLDVCSIDSARCLRESLAARHDHIDVLVNNAGILPEATASGTVNFAHPGAFSETLMTNTFGPANVIEALLPLVRRAAAGHIVNVSTEMGSLTEQRNPQSPYYSMVVPGYQASKAALNSITIGLAKTLADTTVRVTSVCPGFVATELAPAAASAPTTPAQAAQIVLAAVESPDQHTDGAFVGAQGAIAW
- the proB gene encoding glutamate 5-kinase; this encodes MTRVPLELSDARQSIAGARRVVVKIGSSALTSLTGGLDITRLDRLADAIEARMRAGSDVVVVSSGAIGAGLAPLGLSRRPRDLATKQAAASVGQLALVHAWGTSFARYDRTVGQILLSADDFARREHHRNAQRTLDRLRSLGAVAVVNENDTVATEEIRFGDNDRLAALVAHLVGADALFLLSDVAGLYDGDPRKGNASFIGEVRTSADLDGVIAGSGGVLGTGGMASKLSAARLAADAGVPVLLAAADEAAEALGTGTVGTAFAARPVRLSARRFWVRHAADSRGAILIDSGAVDAVANARRSLLAAGIVAVRGRFHGGDVVDLIGPDRSVVARGVVEYDAAELVTVLGRSTRELPDGMQRPVIHADDLVKV